From Aestuariirhabdus haliotis, one genomic window encodes:
- a CDS encoding sialidase family protein — MHVVDNRLLPAVLVMAVFLMTIWLAPGLPSGEFAQTEHAYGEVVLSSSNEKGLIDERMASDGQTIMVHAPTLVELPDGRLMAAWFGGSREGAQDVKIYGAYYDLESGIWSASFALVDPATTSHGTRRFIKKMGNPVLFMGPDSQLWLLYVSVSVGGWATSHINLIKSADLGQHWGDSKRLVTAPFLNLSSLVKGVPFQYADGSVGIPAYHEFAGKFGEILRLDRQGSVIDKVRLAKGRDSLQPIILASSKNQADAYLRYAGDKAPYRVLRVSSDDGGIHWSNPVKIPIPNPNSAIAGFRALGKDWLIGNDTEDERDRLTLMLEGDEGEGWGAVFELENSSHFGGNSISLKQFDSIITEELEDSLDQQPLREQAQSENFAQRARVEMCEQHGCYFQYDYPYAIRTANGDVHLLYTWNKSAVKHIRFNEAWLKDQLP; from the coding sequence ATGCATGTAGTAGATAACCGGCTTTTGCCTGCTGTATTGGTGATGGCGGTTTTTCTTATGACAATCTGGCTTGCCCCTGGGTTGCCTTCGGGTGAATTTGCCCAAACAGAGCATGCTTATGGTGAGGTGGTTCTCTCTTCCAGCAATGAAAAGGGTTTGATTGACGAGCGCATGGCTTCTGATGGCCAGACTATCATGGTGCATGCCCCTACGCTGGTTGAATTACCTGATGGCCGCTTGATGGCAGCCTGGTTTGGTGGTAGTCGGGAAGGCGCTCAGGATGTGAAAATCTATGGCGCGTATTATGACCTCGAATCGGGAATCTGGTCTGCCAGCTTCGCTCTGGTCGACCCTGCCACAACGTCCCATGGAACTCGCCGATTTATCAAAAAAATGGGCAATCCCGTTTTATTTATGGGGCCTGATTCCCAATTATGGCTTCTATATGTCAGCGTTTCGGTAGGTGGTTGGGCTACCAGTCACATCAATCTCATTAAATCAGCCGATTTGGGCCAGCATTGGGGAGATAGCAAGCGATTGGTTACCGCGCCCTTTTTAAACCTGAGCAGCTTGGTTAAAGGTGTACCGTTTCAGTACGCCGATGGCAGCGTAGGCATACCTGCCTACCATGAATTTGCCGGGAAATTTGGTGAAATTCTGCGTCTCGATCGACAAGGTTCGGTTATTGATAAGGTCAGATTAGCCAAAGGCAGGGACTCCCTGCAGCCGATCATTTTGGCCAGTAGCAAGAATCAGGCAGACGCCTATCTTCGCTATGCGGGTGATAAAGCGCCTTACAGAGTGCTACGGGTGAGCAGTGATGACGGCGGCATTCACTGGAGCAATCCGGTGAAGATCCCGATTCCTAACCCCAATTCGGCTATTGCCGGTTTTCGCGCTCTTGGAAAAGACTGGCTGATTGGTAACGATACCGAAGACGAGAGGGACCGTTTAACCCTGATGCTTGAGGGTGATGAGGGAGAGGGTTGGGGAGCGGTATTTGAACTTGAGAATTCGTCCCACTTTGGTGGTAATAGTATTTCATTGAAGCAGTTTGACAGCATTATCACGGAAGAGCTGGAAGACTCGCTTGACCAACAACCCTTGCGTGAGCAGGCACAGTCGGAAAATTTTGCTCAGCGTGCCCGGGTAGAAATGTGCGAACAGCATGGATGCTACTTCCAATACGACTATCCCTATGCCATACGTACCGCTAATGGCGATGTCCAC
- a CDS encoding dUTP diphosphatase: MNQLKEMLRLQDEINCKINHNWVELNRPWFRAIWLEAAEAVNDHCDWKWWKHGADNREQIVLEVVDIAHFIWAQLIQDCGAIPEDGQIDRFAGQMQSVLQAEQALGLIEAFEALAQATLTSQKAELEAFARVMLAVGMSFDELFCSYVGKNILNRFRQDHGYKSGEYQKIWAGREDNEHLTELLLELDSASDSFASDLYLALQARYPR; the protein is encoded by the coding sequence ATGAATCAGCTAAAAGAGATGCTGCGCCTGCAGGACGAAATCAACTGTAAAATCAATCACAACTGGGTTGAGTTAAATCGCCCCTGGTTCCGCGCTATCTGGTTGGAGGCCGCGGAGGCTGTAAACGACCATTGTGATTGGAAGTGGTGGAAGCATGGTGCTGACAACAGAGAACAGATAGTTCTGGAAGTTGTTGATATTGCTCACTTTATTTGGGCGCAATTGATCCAGGATTGTGGCGCCATTCCTGAGGATGGCCAGATTGATCGCTTCGCCGGGCAGATGCAGTCAGTTCTGCAAGCGGAGCAAGCCCTGGGCTTGATTGAAGCCTTTGAGGCCTTGGCCCAAGCCACCTTAACCTCCCAAAAAGCCGAGCTGGAAGCTTTCGCTCGCGTGATGCTCGCCGTTGGTATGAGCTTTGATGAACTGTTTTGCTCATACGTCGGTAAAAATATTCTCAATCGATTCCGTCAGGATCATGGCTATAAGAGTGGTGAATATCAGAAAATCTGGGCGGGTCGGGAGGATAATGAACACCTGACGGAGTTATTGCTGGAACTGGACTCTGCCAGCGACAGCTTTGCATCAGATCTCTATCTGGCGCTGCAAGCCAGATATCCTCGATAG